In Ensifer canadensis, a genomic segment contains:
- a CDS encoding ArsR/SmtB family transcription factor, producing MGTVMRFPGVRADMTAHATEVSKILRTLANRNRLLIVTTLLEGEHSVAALEELLGIRQPTLSQQLTVLREAGVVSTRRQAKQVFYRLSHDKVARLVGTVCQIFCREGAKK from the coding sequence ATGGGAACTGTGATGCGATTTCCCGGCGTGCGCGCCGACATGACCGCGCATGCCACAGAAGTTTCGAAGATCCTGCGCACGCTTGCCAATCGCAACAGACTGCTGATCGTGACGACGCTTCTCGAAGGGGAGCATTCGGTGGCGGCACTTGAGGAATTGCTCGGAATCCGACAGCCGACGCTCTCACAGCAACTGACTGTGCTGCGGGAAGCCGGCGTCGTTTCGACGCGGCGGCAGGCCAAGCAGGTTTTCTATCGCCTGAGCCATGATAAGGTCGCCCGGCTCGTGGGCACGGTTTGTCAAATCTTCTGTCGCGAAGGCGCGAAAAAATGA
- a CDS encoding sulfite exporter TauE/SafE family protein: MPPVSELMMFALALAAAGVVAGLLAGLFGIGGGAILVPVFYQVFGLLGIDDAVRMHLSVGTSLAIIVPTSVRSFLSHYKRGVVDMALLRNWTIAVPLGAILASVIAASISSGTLRLIFAVIALAVAFRMLLNRASWRLGSDLPANPVKWLVGVAIGILSGLMGIGGGVLNNTFMTLYNRPIHQAVATSAGVGVLISIPGLFGYVWAGWGMPGLPPFSTGFINWIAVGLIIPITLLVAPLGVRAAHAMNRRQLEVGFGIFMILIAARFFYSLYG, translated from the coding sequence GTGCCGCCGGTTTCGGAACTGATGATGTTTGCCCTGGCGCTGGCCGCCGCCGGCGTGGTCGCAGGGCTGCTTGCCGGTCTCTTTGGCATTGGCGGCGGAGCGATCCTCGTTCCCGTCTTTTACCAGGTCTTTGGGCTGCTCGGCATCGACGATGCGGTTCGCATGCATCTTTCGGTCGGGACGTCGCTTGCCATCATCGTGCCGACCTCGGTGCGGTCCTTCCTGTCGCACTACAAACGCGGCGTCGTCGACATGGCGCTGTTGCGAAACTGGACCATTGCCGTGCCGCTTGGCGCGATCCTTGCGTCGGTCATCGCGGCTTCTATCAGCAGCGGAACGCTTCGGCTGATCTTTGCGGTGATCGCGCTTGCCGTCGCCTTTCGCATGCTGCTCAACCGCGCGAGCTGGCGGCTTGGATCCGACCTGCCGGCCAATCCGGTGAAATGGCTGGTCGGCGTGGCGATCGGCATCCTCTCGGGGCTGATGGGCATCGGTGGCGGCGTTCTCAACAACACCTTCATGACGCTCTATAACCGCCCGATTCACCAGGCGGTCGCGACGTCTGCGGGCGTCGGTGTGTTGATCTCTATCCCTGGTCTGTTCGGCTACGTCTGGGCCGGGTGGGGCATGCCGGGCCTGCCGCCGTTTTCGACCGGCTTCATCAACTGGATCGCCGTTGGCCTGATCATACCGATCACCCTGCTGGTTGCGCCACTCGGCGTGCGCGCCGCTCACGCCATGAACCGCCGGCAGCTCGAGGTCGGATTCGGCATTTTCATGATTCTGATTGCAGCCCGTTTTTTCTACAGCCTGTACGGTTAA
- a CDS encoding YeeE/YedE family protein, protein MNGSAFPRLLATLASGVIFGIGLSLSGMLDPARVRGFLDVTRDWNPSLAFVLGGAVAVSALGVLLTRRMRRPLLDDAFHLPSNRVIDRRLIIGSAIFGVGWGLVGLCPGPALASLSLGLPATALFVVAMLAGMVLHDRLPRVGSRQQGEGRGPIGMESGRLS, encoded by the coding sequence ATGAACGGCAGCGCCTTCCCGCGCCTGTTGGCAACGCTTGCCTCCGGCGTGATCTTCGGTATCGGCCTGTCGCTCTCCGGCATGTTGGATCCGGCCCGCGTTCGCGGCTTTCTCGACGTCACGCGCGACTGGAACCCGAGCCTTGCCTTCGTGCTCGGAGGCGCTGTCGCCGTCTCGGCGCTTGGCGTTCTCTTGACCCGGCGCATGCGGCGCCCGCTGCTCGACGATGCCTTTCATCTGCCTTCGAACCGCGTGATCGACCGTCGCTTGATCATAGGCTCGGCGATCTTCGGTGTCGGCTGGGGCCTTGTCGGCCTATGTCCTGGCCCCGCGCTGGCATCGCTGTCGCTCGGGTTGCCGGCGACGGCACTCTTCGTGGTCGCCATGCTTGCCGGCATGGTGCTGCACGACCGGTTGCCGCGGGTGGGATCGCGTCAGCAAGGTGAGGGCCGAGGTCCGATCGGAATGGAAAGCGGCCGATTGTCCTGA
- a CDS encoding YeeE/YedE family protein → MNEYWNALAGGLLIGLSAAILMVANGRVAGVSGIAGRLLQGVQASTGIVFVLGLLAGPVIYRLFSGIWPTVTVTSSWPLLVVGGLLVGFGSRMGSGCTSGHGVVGLARLSRRSIAAVATFMIAAVVTVYLQGFVQ, encoded by the coding sequence ATGAATGAGTACTGGAATGCGCTTGCCGGAGGCCTGCTGATCGGGCTTTCGGCGGCAATACTGATGGTGGCAAACGGACGTGTGGCCGGTGTCAGCGGAATTGCCGGCAGGCTGCTGCAGGGTGTGCAGGCCTCGACCGGCATCGTCTTCGTTCTTGGCCTGCTGGCTGGCCCGGTGATCTACCGTCTTTTCTCCGGCATCTGGCCAACCGTCACCGTCACCTCCTCCTGGCCGTTGCTGGTGGTCGGCGGGTTGCTTGTCGGCTTTGGCTCGCGCATGGGTTCAGGCTGCACCAGCGGACATGGTGTCGTCGGTCTCGCCCGGCTTTCCCGCCGGTCGATTGCAGCGGTTGCGACCTTCATGATCGCTGCCGTCGTCACCGTCTATCTCCAAGGTTTCGTCCAATGA